From the Cohaesibacter intestini genome, one window contains:
- the ugpE gene encoding sn-glycerol-3-phosphate ABC transporter permease UgpE: protein MVEKRGAGLWLTHLFMILGVFVIFFPIWLAFVASTVTQPEIVKPPMPIWPGDQFWVNYKAALFAGVNVPVATMLFNSLVMALGIAIGKIIISLLSAFAIVYFRFPGRTIFFWLIFLTLMLPVEVRIVPTFEVVAGFGMLNSYGGLIFPLIASATATFLFRQFFLTIPDELAEAARVDGASPMRFFVDIVIPMSRTNIAALFVILFIYGWNQYLWPLLITTDPEMNTIVMGIKQMFPSGDDVAEWPVIMATSILAMIPPVIVVVSMQKLFVRGLVDSEK, encoded by the coding sequence ATGGTCGAGAAAAGAGGCGCAGGCCTCTGGTTGACCCATCTTTTTATGATCCTCGGGGTTTTCGTTATCTTCTTCCCGATCTGGCTGGCCTTTGTGGCGTCGACCGTCACCCAGCCCGAAATCGTGAAACCGCCCATGCCAATCTGGCCGGGCGACCAGTTCTGGGTCAATTACAAGGCGGCTTTGTTTGCCGGGGTCAATGTGCCTGTGGCGACCATGCTGTTCAACTCTCTGGTGATGGCCCTTGGCATTGCGATTGGCAAAATCATCATTTCGCTTCTGTCTGCCTTTGCGATTGTCTATTTCCGGTTTCCCGGTCGGACGATCTTCTTCTGGCTGATCTTTCTCACGCTCATGCTGCCTGTTGAGGTGCGCATCGTGCCGACATTCGAGGTGGTGGCCGGCTTTGGCATGCTCAACAGCTATGGCGGGTTGATTTTCCCTCTGATTGCGTCAGCCACGGCGACGTTCCTGTTTCGGCAGTTTTTCCTCACCATTCCCGATGAGTTGGCGGAAGCGGCACGGGTCGATGGGGCAAGTCCGATGCGCTTCTTTGTCGATATCGTCATTCCCATGAGCCGCACCAACATTGCCGCTCTGTTTGTGATCCTCTTCATCTATGGCTGGAACCAGTATCTCTGGCCGTTGCTCATCACCACCGATCCGGAAATGAACACCATCGTCATGGGCATCAAACAGATGTTCCCCTCAGGCGATGATGTCGCCGAATGGCCGGTTATTATGGCCACCTCCATTCTGGCAATGATCCCGCCCGTTATTGTGGTGGTTTCGATGCAAAAACTGTTTGTCCGCGGACTTGTCGACAGCGAGAAATAA
- a CDS encoding sn-glycerol-3-phosphate import ATP-binding protein UgpC — protein MATVELKNVKKSFGAADVIHGIDMMVEDGEFIVIVGPSGCGKSTLLRMVAGLETVTSGDVLIDGERANDKEPMDRDIAMVFQNYALYPHMSVRQNMGYGLKIAKMPKGEIEAKVQEAAKLLQLEELLDRKPRQLSGGQRQRVAMGRAIVREPALFLFDEPLSNLDAKLRVQMRLEIKELQGQLGITSLYVTHDQVEAMTMADRMIVMNGGYAEQIGTPLEVYETPQTLFAAQFIGSPAMNVFDATVDNGMIKLGSADIAKVALKDGPVKLGIRPEHLLRQDDGPLTTTIQMAEPLGANTLLHGHVAGTGEVITISLAGVHLNNQGQQTMAFSVSPEDIHLFDPETGSRISI, from the coding sequence ATGGCAACTGTAGAACTTAAGAATGTCAAAAAGAGCTTCGGCGCTGCGGATGTGATCCACGGGATCGACATGATGGTCGAGGATGGAGAATTCATCGTAATCGTCGGGCCATCGGGCTGTGGCAAGTCCACCCTCCTGCGCATGGTTGCGGGGCTGGAGACCGTCACCTCCGGAGATGTCCTGATTGATGGAGAGAGAGCGAATGACAAGGAGCCGATGGATCGTGACATCGCCATGGTGTTCCAGAATTATGCGCTTTATCCGCACATGTCGGTCCGGCAAAATATGGGCTACGGCCTGAAGATCGCCAAAATGCCGAAGGGTGAAATCGAGGCAAAGGTTCAGGAAGCTGCGAAATTGCTGCAACTGGAAGAATTGCTGGATCGCAAACCGCGGCAATTGTCCGGTGGCCAGCGTCAGCGCGTGGCCATGGGGCGGGCGATCGTGCGCGAACCCGCCTTGTTCCTGTTCGACGAACCCCTTTCCAACCTGGATGCGAAGCTGCGCGTTCAGATGCGCCTTGAAATCAAGGAACTGCAAGGGCAACTGGGCATCACATCCCTCTATGTCACCCATGATCAGGTCGAGGCCATGACCATGGCGGATCGGATGATTGTCATGAATGGTGGTTATGCCGAGCAGATTGGCACGCCCCTTGAAGTCTATGAAACCCCTCAGACCCTGTTTGCCGCCCAGTTTATCGGCAGTCCGGCAATGAATGTCTTCGATGCAACTGTCGACAACGGGATGATAAAACTTGGCTCGGCTGACATCGCAAAGGTCGCGCTCAAGGATGGCCCGGTCAAACTGGGCATTCGTCCAGAGCATTTGCTCCGGCAAGATGATGGGCCATTGACGACAACCATCCAGATGGCTGAGCCTTTGGGAGCCAATACCCTGTTGCACGGCCATGTCGCAGGCACCGGGGAGGTGATCACGATCAGTCTTGCCGGTGTGCATCTGAACAATCAGGGCCAACAGACGATGGCTTTCTCCGTTTCTCCTGAGGACATTCATCTGTTCGATCCGGAAACAGGGAGCCGCATCTCGATCTGA
- a CDS encoding ABC transporter ATP-binding protein, translating into MGILEVKDVNKRFGGLQALGNVNLSIAENSVHAIIGPNGAGKSTLLNCLVGKLEPDTGTVTFQGEPVLGRTPYEINQMGISRVFQTPEIFTDLTVMENMLIPCFAKRDGAFRMHAFGSLATEKEIVERAEHMLEEVNMTEKLGMLAGSMSRGDKRRLEMAMCLVQQPKLLLLDEPTAGMARADTNNTIDLLKEIHEKHDITIAIIEHDMHVVFSLAQRITVLAQGTPLVEDVPEKIKGHPKVKEAYLGEAA; encoded by the coding sequence ATGGGTATTCTTGAAGTCAAAGACGTCAACAAAAGGTTTGGCGGGTTGCAGGCCCTGGGGAATGTCAATCTGTCAATCGCCGAAAATTCGGTTCATGCGATCATTGGACCGAACGGGGCGGGCAAATCGACCCTGCTCAATTGTCTGGTCGGCAAACTGGAACCAGATACCGGCACGGTGACCTTCCAGGGGGAACCTGTGCTTGGCCGGACGCCGTATGAAATCAACCAGATGGGCATCAGCCGCGTCTTTCAGACGCCAGAGATCTTCACCGATCTGACTGTCATGGAAAATATGCTGATCCCTTGCTTTGCCAAACGGGATGGCGCTTTTCGTATGCATGCCTTTGGATCGCTTGCGACTGAAAAGGAAATCGTCGAACGCGCTGAACATATGCTTGAAGAGGTCAACATGACCGAAAAGCTCGGCATGTTGGCTGGCTCCATGTCCCGTGGGGACAAGAGGCGTCTGGAGATGGCCATGTGTCTCGTGCAGCAGCCGAAACTGCTGTTGCTTGATGAACCAACGGCGGGCATGGCGCGCGCCGACACCAACAACACCATCGATCTGCTCAAAGAGATCCATGAAAAGCACGACATCACCATCGCCATCATCGAGCATGACATGCATGTGGTCTTCTCCTTGGCCCAACGCATTACCGTATTGGCGCAAGGCACGCCACTGGTGGAAGATGTGCCTGAGAAGATCAAAGGCCATCCGAAGGTCAAGGAAGCCTATCTGGGAGAAGCAGCATGA
- the ugpA gene encoding sn-glycerol-3-phosphate ABC transporter permease UgpA: MEKRVTFRGWLLPLILIAPQVLISAVFFFYPAGQAVWQSLFIPDPFGLSSQFVGLGNFEFLLSDKFYRASFITTAVFSLLVTLCSMIPALLLAVMADRLIKGSGVYRTLLIWPYAVAPAVAGVLWLFMFNTRVGVVSWYLGQLGYDWNHVLNGGEAMGLVVVASAWGRISYNFLFFLAALQSVPKAVIEAAAIDGARFWRRFFTIVLPLLSPTTFFLLVVNVVYAFFETFGVIHTITAGGPQQSTTILVYKVFADGFVGQDLGSSSAQSVILLIVVGLLTVVQFKYVEKKVHY; encoded by the coding sequence GTGGAAAAACGCGTTACCTTTCGCGGCTGGCTGTTGCCACTTATTCTGATCGCCCCCCAAGTCCTGATATCAGCGGTTTTCTTCTTTTATCCCGCCGGGCAAGCGGTTTGGCAGTCTCTCTTCATTCCGGATCCGTTCGGTTTGTCGTCGCAGTTTGTCGGTCTCGGCAATTTTGAGTTCCTGCTTTCGGACAAATTCTATCGGGCCTCCTTTATCACCACCGCAGTTTTTTCTTTGTTGGTGACGCTCTGTTCGATGATCCCGGCCTTGTTGTTGGCCGTGATGGCAGATCGGCTGATCAAGGGATCCGGGGTCTATCGCACGCTGTTGATCTGGCCCTATGCGGTGGCTCCTGCCGTGGCAGGTGTGTTGTGGCTCTTCATGTTCAACACGCGTGTCGGCGTGGTGTCCTGGTATCTGGGGCAGCTTGGCTATGACTGGAACCATGTGCTCAATGGTGGTGAAGCGATGGGGCTTGTGGTGGTCGCCTCTGCCTGGGGTCGCATCAGCTATAACTTCCTGTTTTTCCTTGCCGCCTTGCAGTCTGTGCCCAAGGCCGTGATTGAAGCCGCCGCGATTGATGGCGCACGTTTCTGGCGGCGTTTCTTTACCATCGTCCTTCCGCTTCTGTCTCCGACCACCTTCTTCTTGCTGGTCGTCAACGTGGTCTATGCCTTCTTTGAGACATTCGGTGTCATTCACACCATCACTGCGGGTGGGCCGCAACAATCCACGACGATCCTTGTCTACAAGGTCTTCGCAGATGGATTTGTTGGGCAGGACCTTGGCTCTTCGTCTGCCCAGTCGGTGATCTTGCTGATCGTGGTCGGTCTGCTGACGGTGGTCCAGTTCAAATATGTAGAAAAGAAGGTGCACTATTAA
- the ugpB gene encoding sn-glycerol-3-phosphate ABC transporter substrate-binding protein UgpB — protein sequence MYTKMLGALAIASTMFTPVAAMAQTEVQFWHAFTGRLGELVKAQVEEFNASQSDYKIVESHKGNYSETLNAGIAAFRAGEQPHILMVFEVGTATMMSAKGAIKPVYEVMAESGAKFDPDAYIGAVKGYYTSTDGDMLSLPFNSSTPVLWVNRDAFKAAGVDPDTDLSTWEKVDDVLGKLKAGGEECPLVTAWQSWIHLENFSAYHNVPFASKDNGFAGLDTELMLNGKAQVAHLSKMGEWAKEGKFIYTGRRNEGGANFRAGECALFTESSAGYAGIKSEAKFAFDVRSLPYWEGIAAKPQNTIIGGASLWVLEGHEAAEYKGVGEFLSFLSSTDVQAKWHQDTGYLPITKAAGEATRASGFYDKNPGTDVAVIQMTANEPTANSKGLRLGSFDQIRGIIDEELEAIWSGDKSAQEAMDSAKERGDALLRRFEQANR from the coding sequence ATGTATACGAAAATGCTTGGTGCGCTCGCCATCGCGAGCACAATGTTCACGCCTGTCGCGGCAATGGCGCAAACAGAAGTCCAGTTCTGGCATGCTTTTACAGGCCGGTTGGGAGAACTGGTGAAAGCGCAGGTTGAAGAATTCAACGCAAGCCAGAGCGACTACAAAATTGTCGAAAGCCACAAAGGCAATTATTCGGAAACACTCAATGCCGGTATCGCTGCGTTCCGCGCTGGCGAACAGCCTCATATTCTGATGGTGTTCGAAGTCGGTACCGCGACGATGATGTCTGCGAAAGGTGCCATCAAACCAGTCTATGAAGTCATGGCCGAGAGCGGAGCCAAGTTCGACCCAGACGCCTATATTGGCGCAGTGAAGGGCTATTATACCTCGACAGACGGCGACATGCTGTCCCTGCCATTCAACTCCTCCACGCCGGTTCTCTGGGTCAACCGCGATGCCTTCAAGGCCGCGGGTGTTGATCCGGATACCGATCTGTCCACTTGGGAGAAAGTGGATGACGTGTTGGGCAAGCTGAAGGCAGGTGGCGAAGAATGCCCGCTGGTGACCGCGTGGCAGAGCTGGATCCATCTGGAGAATTTCTCCGCCTATCACAATGTACCATTCGCCTCCAAGGACAATGGCTTTGCCGGCCTCGACACCGAGCTGATGTTGAACGGCAAGGCGCAGGTTGCGCATTTGTCAAAAATGGGTGAGTGGGCCAAGGAAGGCAAATTCATCTATACCGGTCGCCGCAACGAAGGTGGCGCCAATTTCCGCGCCGGTGAATGCGCGCTGTTTACCGAAAGCTCTGCCGGATATGCCGGGATTAAGTCCGAGGCCAAGTTTGCCTTCGATGTCCGCTCCCTGCCATATTGGGAAGGCATTGCAGCCAAGCCTCAGAATACCATCATTGGCGGGGCGTCTCTTTGGGTTCTGGAAGGGCATGAAGCCGCAGAATACAAAGGTGTAGGCGAGTTCTTGAGCTTCTTGTCCTCCACGGACGTGCAGGCCAAGTGGCATCAGGATACCGGCTATCTGCCGATCACCAAGGCAGCTGGCGAAGCAACGCGGGCTTCGGGTTTCTATGACAAGAATCCAGGCACCGATGTCGCGGTAATCCAGATGACGGCCAACGAGCCAACCGCCAATTCCAAAGGCCTGCGCCTCGGCTCCTTTGATCAGATCCGCGGAATCATCGATGAGGAACTCGAAGCCATCTGGTCTGGCGACAAGTCTGCTCAGGAAGCGATGGACAGTGCCAAGGAACGTGGTGACGCCTTGCTGCGCCGGTTCGAGCAAGCCAATCGCTAA
- a CDS encoding LysR substrate-binding domain-containing protein, producing the protein MKPNLRLRQLEALMAVNSHGSMTGAASELGISQPAVSRLLSDLGKALGFTLFDRRDGLMVPTQEVQYLLPNIRHVLELMQQISEVSHEITNRKAGHIRIACLPGFATSHLPELIAAFLGERPGVSMTIEPDRPERILEWMIGEQYDFGITDGFSGHPAVESTDIDIRTVCVFPANHSLSDLKVISPTDLVDEKIIHTRRDSVFFGKLSNTFQNAQVILRSHIEIRQFTAACELVCNGVGVSVVSELDAVKYVGKGLDFRPFTPQLPHTLSLVRPVLAQPSMVALEFIENFTASLKPFAIKKTEKSSA; encoded by the coding sequence ATGAAACCAAATCTCAGATTGCGACAACTCGAAGCATTGATGGCTGTGAATAGCCACGGCTCCATGACCGGGGCTGCGTCCGAACTGGGCATCAGTCAACCGGCGGTCAGTCGCCTCTTGTCAGACTTGGGAAAGGCACTGGGATTCACCCTGTTTGACCGGCGAGATGGCCTGATGGTGCCAACGCAAGAAGTGCAGTATCTGCTGCCGAACATCCGCCATGTCCTCGAGCTGATGCAGCAGATTTCCGAGGTCAGTCACGAAATCACCAATCGGAAAGCGGGCCATATCCGCATTGCCTGCTTGCCTGGCTTCGCGACAAGTCATTTGCCTGAATTGATCGCCGCGTTCCTCGGTGAGCGCCCCGGAGTCAGCATGACCATCGAACCAGATCGCCCTGAGCGCATTCTCGAATGGATGATTGGTGAGCAATATGATTTCGGCATCACGGATGGCTTTTCCGGCCATCCGGCCGTTGAAAGCACGGATATAGACATCCGTACCGTTTGCGTTTTCCCGGCCAATCACTCACTGTCGGACCTCAAAGTCATCTCCCCGACAGACCTTGTGGACGAAAAGATCATCCATACCAGACGCGACAGCGTGTTCTTTGGCAAGCTTTCCAACACATTTCAAAATGCCCAGGTCATCCTGAGATCTCACATCGAAATCCGCCAGTTTACAGCTGCGTGTGAGCTGGTCTGCAACGGTGTAGGCGTATCGGTTGTCAGCGAATTGGACGCCGTGAAATATGTCGGCAAAGGGCTCGATTTCAGACCCTTCACCCCGCAATTGCCACACACGCTGTCCCTCGTCAGACCCGTGCTCGCGCAGCCTTCGATGGTTGCACTGGAATTTATCGAGAATTTCACAGCCAGCCTCAAGCCATTCGCCATCAAAAAGACCGAGAAATCATCAGCGTAA
- a CDS encoding ABC transporter ATP-binding protein, with protein MTDLAMEASPRAEEERPDFSKQANVAATAPAFLSVHDIHAYYGESYIVQGVSFNVHEGEILALLGRNGAGKTSTLRTIARLDNPALTYGEVWLDHQHLHTMASHEAARAGMVLVPEDRRIIPGLTVEENLKLAQIAEPIGWSLDRIYDLFPRLGERRLQEGVTLSGGEQQMLAIARALARDIKVLLLDEPYEGLAPVIVDEIEKTLEIIKMQGITTILVEQNAIRALELADRAVILDTGKVVFDGTAKEVLDNKKLREEYLAI; from the coding sequence ATGACGGATCTTGCAATGGAAGCCTCTCCGAGAGCGGAAGAGGAGCGGCCCGATTTTTCCAAGCAGGCCAATGTGGCAGCGACCGCCCCGGCCTTCCTGTCGGTGCATGACATTCATGCCTATTATGGCGAAAGCTATATTGTTCAGGGCGTATCCTTCAATGTGCATGAAGGGGAAATTCTTGCTTTGCTCGGACGGAACGGAGCGGGCAAGACCTCAACCTTGAGAACCATCGCCCGATTGGACAATCCCGCCCTCACCTATGGGGAAGTCTGGCTCGATCACCAGCATCTGCACACCATGGCCAGCCACGAGGCAGCGCGGGCGGGCATGGTTCTGGTGCCTGAGGATCGACGGATCATTCCCGGTTTGACCGTGGAAGAAAATCTCAAGCTCGCGCAAATAGCCGAGCCAATCGGTTGGAGCCTCGATCGAATATATGACCTGTTCCCACGATTGGGTGAACGGCGTCTGCAAGAAGGGGTGACGCTGTCTGGTGGCGAGCAGCAGATGCTGGCCATTGCACGAGCTCTGGCGCGGGATATCAAAGTGCTGTTGTTGGACGAACCCTATGAGGGCCTCGCACCGGTGATTGTCGACGAAATCGAGAAGACACTCGAAATCATCAAGATGCAGGGCATCACCACAATCCTCGTGGAACAAAATGCCATTCGCGCCTTGGAACTTGCCGACCGGGCGGTCATTCTTGATACCGGTAAAGTGGTGTTTGATGGCACTGCCAAGGAAGTGCTCGACAACAAGAAACTGCGCGAGGAATATCTGGCAATCTGA